One Prolixibacteraceae bacterium DNA segment encodes these proteins:
- the uvrA gene encoding excinuclease ABC subunit UvrA, whose protein sequence is MRKRKSIGNIEIKGARVHNLKNISVDIPRNQFVVVTGVSGSGKSSLAFDTLYAEGQRRYVESLSSYARQFLGRIDKPEVDYIYGIPPAIAIEQKVNIQNNRSTVGTSTEVYDFLRILFARLGRTYSPISGEEVKCSSVEDVVNFIVSFPEKTKMMLLAPKKLIEGREFGEEMSSLRQQGFSRIRVDEKLVSLSSLEEDATIDGDRYDIVVDRLSVSHDDESRYRYADSVQTTFYEGEGECQVIVFDPSGSQEQFFFSNRFERDGMIFEVPSPEMFTFNSPTGACEMCEGYGKVLGIDPDLVIPNKSLSVYEDAVACWRGEKMSEWKNQLLLNAHKFDFPVHAPYVDLTEEQKRLLWTGNQHFEGIDAFFKMVEEQVYKVQYRVMLSRYRGKTTCPSCNGFRLKANSRYVQIGGHSIQEFLDKPVYELVPHFAKIKFDEYEVKVAKRVIGEIAKRLELIDKVGLGYLTLNRLSSTLSGGESQRLNLVTSLGSSLVGSLYILDEPSIGLHSKDTERLVSVLNELRDLGNTVLVVEHDEDIMKAADQIIDIGPRAGMHGGEVVFQGNMDQLLAEGNTLTSQYLSGVKKLDVPQSRRPVRNYITVHGANENNLNHVTAKFPLNMLTVVTGVSGSGKSTLVKNTLWPFLAKYLGGYGNPTGAHDYVDGDLSTIHAVEFVDQNPIGKSSRSNAVTYLKIYDDIRALFASQKQAKVMGMKANFFSFNSEGGRCEQCNGEGVTTVEMQFMADVRLKCDLCDGKRFKPEVLEVKYRKKSIYDVLTLTVNQAVAFFSEKIDRYEKSIVKKLKTLQDVGLGYIQLGQSSSTLSGGESQRVKLASFLAKEKTVPTMFIFDEPTTGLHFDDIALLMKSLQSLIERGHTVIIIEHNLDVIKTADWIIDLGPGGGKRGGNIIFEGTPEALIQCADSVTAPYLKDKLL, encoded by the coding sequence ATGAGAAAACGTAAATCAATTGGGAATATTGAGATCAAAGGAGCAAGAGTTCATAACTTGAAAAATATCTCCGTAGATATACCAAGAAATCAATTTGTTGTTGTAACTGGTGTTTCGGGATCAGGGAAGTCCTCGTTGGCATTTGATACCCTATATGCTGAGGGACAGAGGCGTTATGTGGAGAGTTTATCTTCTTATGCAAGACAGTTCCTTGGACGAATAGATAAGCCGGAAGTAGACTATATCTATGGTATCCCGCCTGCGATTGCTATTGAGCAAAAGGTGAATATCCAAAATAACCGTTCAACAGTGGGTACTTCCACTGAGGTGTATGACTTCTTACGAATATTGTTCGCTCGCTTAGGTCGTACCTATTCTCCTATATCAGGGGAAGAGGTGAAGTGTTCGAGTGTCGAAGATGTGGTTAATTTTATTGTCTCCTTCCCAGAGAAGACCAAGATGATGCTTTTGGCTCCTAAGAAATTAATCGAGGGAAGAGAATTTGGAGAGGAGATGAGTAGTTTACGTCAACAAGGATTTTCACGAATTCGTGTGGATGAAAAATTGGTCTCTTTGTCCTCTCTAGAGGAGGATGCGACTATCGATGGGGATCGTTATGATATTGTAGTGGATCGTCTCTCTGTATCTCACGATGATGAGAGTCGTTATCGTTATGCTGACTCTGTTCAGACTACTTTCTATGAGGGAGAAGGAGAGTGTCAAGTGATTGTGTTTGACCCTTCTGGTTCCCAGGAGCAGTTCTTCTTTTCTAATCGTTTTGAACGCGATGGAATGATTTTCGAAGTGCCTTCTCCTGAGATGTTTACTTTCAATAGTCCTACTGGGGCTTGTGAGATGTGTGAGGGGTATGGTAAGGTGCTTGGTATTGATCCCGATCTAGTGATTCCAAATAAATCTCTCTCTGTCTATGAAGATGCAGTGGCCTGTTGGAGAGGAGAGAAGATGTCGGAATGGAAAAATCAGCTTCTTTTAAATGCACATAAGTTTGATTTTCCTGTTCACGCTCCATATGTGGACCTTACGGAAGAACAAAAGCGACTTCTTTGGACTGGGAACCAGCACTTTGAAGGGATAGATGCTTTCTTTAAAATGGTTGAAGAGCAGGTGTATAAGGTGCAATATCGTGTGATGTTGTCTAGGTATCGAGGCAAAACAACTTGTCCTTCATGTAATGGGTTTAGATTAAAAGCAAATAGTCGTTATGTGCAAATTGGCGGGCATTCGATACAAGAGTTCTTGGATAAGCCTGTTTATGAGCTAGTCCCTCATTTTGCAAAAATAAAATTTGATGAATATGAGGTCAAAGTGGCAAAACGAGTTATTGGCGAGATAGCCAAAAGACTGGAGCTTATCGATAAAGTAGGTCTAGGTTATCTTACTTTAAACAGACTTTCGAGTACTTTGTCTGGTGGGGAGAGTCAACGCTTGAATCTAGTGACCTCTTTAGGTAGTAGTTTGGTAGGATCTTTATATATTTTGGATGAGCCATCTATTGGCCTTCACTCTAAAGACACAGAGCGTTTGGTCTCTGTTTTAAATGAGTTGCGTGATCTTGGAAATACGGTATTGGTGGTAGAGCATGATGAAGATATCATGAAAGCTGCTGATCAAATTATAGATATTGGACCTCGTGCAGGAATGCATGGAGGTGAGGTGGTGTTTCAAGGTAATATGGACCAACTTCTTGCGGAAGGGAATACATTAACCTCACAATATCTCTCTGGAGTGAAAAAATTAGATGTTCCTCAATCTAGACGTCCTGTGCGTAACTATATTACAGTTCATGGTGCCAATGAAAATAATTTGAACCATGTAACGGCTAAATTTCCATTGAATATGCTTACGGTGGTTACAGGTGTTAGTGGTTCGGGTAAAAGTACCTTGGTCAAGAATACTTTATGGCCATTCCTTGCAAAGTATTTAGGAGGCTATGGAAATCCTACGGGAGCTCATGACTATGTGGATGGAGATCTCTCTACCATTCATGCGGTCGAGTTTGTGGATCAAAATCCAATAGGTAAGTCCAGCCGTTCGAATGCGGTGACTTACTTGAAGATATATGACGATATTCGTGCCCTTTTTGCCTCGCAAAAACAGGCTAAGGTGATGGGTATGAAAGCCAATTTCTTCTCTTTTAATAGTGAAGGCGGGCGCTGTGAACAGTGTAATGGAGAAGGGGTGACTACTGTAGAGATGCAGTTTATGGCGGATGTTCGACTGAAGTGCGACCTCTGCGATGGAAAGAGATTTAAACCAGAGGTGCTCGAAGTGAAGTATCGTAAAAAAAGTATATATGATGTCTTGACATTGACTGTGAATCAAGCGGTAGCGTTCTTTTCTGAGAAAATCGATCGATATGAAAAGTCTATTGTCAAGAAGCTGAAGACGCTACAAGATGTGGGGTTAGGTTATATCCAACTAGGACAATCTAGTAGCACGCTATCTGGTGGAGAGAGCCAAAGGGTGAAGTTGGCATCTTTCCTTGCAAAAGAGAAGACGGTTCCAACAATGTTTATCTTCGATGAGCCTACTACAGGGCTTCATTTCGATGATATTGCTTTATTGATGAAGTCGCTTCAGTCTTTGATTGAAAGAGGACATACGGTGATTATCATCGAACATAACTTGGATGTGATAAAGACTGCCGATTGGATTATTGATTTGGGTCCTGGTGGAGGAAAAAGAGGTGGTAATATTATATTTGAGGGAACTCCTGAAGCATTGATTCAATGTGCAGATAGTGTTACTGCTCCTTACCTAAAAGATAAATTATTATAA
- a CDS encoding DUF4252 domain-containing protein yields the protein MIKKVLLIVLCLFALQGYSKSKVVKYMLELSKQEGVSKTELTPTMFKLLSTVAEGENGSDETIYKNVTYMLIVNGKKFPKLDNINSALAGEKYEKIMDMTDDNNSQFRFYIRVKGKKITDFLMINMEKSGGGTLMYFECNMTMQELKTVTGELDVNVFGK from the coding sequence ATGATAAAGAAAGTATTATTAATCGTATTGTGTCTTTTTGCCCTACAAGGGTATAGTAAAAGCAAAGTGGTCAAGTATATGTTAGAACTCTCTAAACAAGAGGGGGTATCTAAAACAGAGCTAACCCCAACGATGTTTAAACTTCTATCTACGGTTGCAGAAGGAGAGAATGGTTCGGATGAGACGATATATAAGAATGTAACCTATATGCTTATTGTGAATGGAAAGAAGTTTCCGAAATTGGATAACATAAATTCTGCGTTAGCCGGTGAGAAATATGAGAAAATCATGGATATGACTGATGACAACAATAGCCAGTTTCGCTTTTATATACGTGTGAAAGGCAAGAAGATAACAGATTTTTTGATGATCAATATGGAGAAGTCTGGTGGAGGGACTTTAATGTACTTTGAATGTAATATGACCATGCAAGAGTTGAAGACTGTTACAGGAGAGTTAGATGTAAATGTATTCGGAAAATAG
- a CDS encoding DUF4252 domain-containing protein, with product MKKIILLFLLSCTVLCGYSKERVGEYIKSLSDDQQISKTEIGVEKLRFFASLGDGEDSEWSHAIEKLKYVLILNTPQFPDMQKLNKLIDKDHYKVIAQMSGDTQNRFYIKRKGLFSLGKISNFLMVHTDDSGKDFIVYVECAVSMKDLKKIKESKLISSITQQ from the coding sequence ATGAAGAAAATTATTTTATTGTTCTTACTGAGTTGTACTGTTCTTTGTGGTTATAGTAAGGAGAGAGTTGGAGAATATATTAAAAGTTTATCGGATGATCAACAGATCTCTAAAACAGAGATTGGTGTGGAGAAACTTCGCTTTTTCGCTTCGTTGGGTGATGGGGAAGATAGTGAATGGAGTCACGCGATTGAAAAACTTAAGTATGTACTGATCTTAAATACACCACAATTCCCCGATATGCAGAAACTGAATAAACTAATAGACAAGGATCATTATAAGGTGATTGCGCAGATGAGTGGTGATACCCAAAATAGATTCTATATAAAGAGAAAAGGACTCTTCTCTTTAGGGAAAATATCTAATTTTTTAATGGTTCATACTGACGATAGTGGAAAAGATTTTATTGTATATGTAGAGTGTGCTGTGTCGATGAAGGATCTGAAAAAGATTAAGGAGAGCAAGTTGATCTCTTCAATTACGCAACAATAG
- a CDS encoding RNA polymerase sigma factor — protein sequence MRSNKFIISTDRWTRLVRFSTTLVQDYSLAEDIVQDVQLKLLAHPELLKSVKNIEGFVYRMVKNRSLDVIRSNRYRSVELDASLNIHTEDLIRCLERNEMSEVAKLLIDKLPEKYRMVIYLKDVEQMSMEQVGVVLKMNTASVRVSLSRARKKIREQITNIYAYETK from the coding sequence ATGAGATCAAATAAATTTATAATATCTACTGATAGATGGACTCGGCTTGTTCGGTTTTCGACGACTCTAGTACAAGATTACTCTTTGGCAGAGGATATTGTACAAGATGTTCAGCTTAAATTGTTAGCACACCCTGAGCTTTTGAAGTCAGTAAAAAATATAGAGGGATTTGTTTATCGCATGGTAAAGAATAGATCTCTAGATGTGATCCGAAGCAATAGATATCGTAGTGTCGAGTTAGACGCGTCTTTAAATATTCATACAGAGGATCTAATACGATGTTTAGAGAGAAATGAGATGTCTGAGGTCGCGAAGCTTCTGATCGATAAATTACCAGAGAAATATCGAATGGTGATCTATCTGAAGGATGTCGAACAGATGTCTATGGAACAGGTAGGAGTGGTTTTAAAAATGAATACTGCTTCAGTGAGAGTATCCTTGTCGCGTGCAAGGAAAAAAATAAGAGAACAGATAACAAATATCTATGCATATGAAACCAAATGA
- a CDS encoding TonB-dependent receptor plug domain-containing protein — MKIQSAIAFILISMPFSSFCSTYRNSKNNRANHIPDVVKEESTLNRLDSIQSNGQSNTKFIIRDSATLNVSKLPIYIVDGKTVSSEAFAKINTSNIESVEILKDAKATAIYGTSAKNGVILIKTKGKKETTSVKTHDPATPISKMPIYIVDGKHISSETFAKINTNNIESVEVLKDAKATAIYGTSAKNGVIIIKTKENKENTTFKTHDPATPMNKMPIYIVDGKPVSSEAFAKINTNNIESVEVLKDAKDTAIYGTSAENGVIIIKMKDPQSKTQTTLRCANADKSKLPIFILDGKPITQKEFEKLNPDNLKSVEILKNKKDTAIYGTSAKNGVMIMKTKDSKTK; from the coding sequence ATGAAAATCCAATCCGCAATAGCTTTTATCTTAATCTCCATGCCATTCTCTTCTTTCTGCTCGACATATAGGAACAGTAAAAACAACAGAGCAAACCATATCCCTGATGTTGTCAAAGAGGAGAGCACCCTGAATAGACTCGACAGTATCCAAAGTAATGGGCAGTCGAACACAAAATTTATAATTAGAGATAGTGCAACGTTAAATGTCAGCAAATTGCCTATATATATCGTCGATGGGAAAACTGTCTCCTCGGAAGCTTTTGCGAAAATAAACACAAGCAATATCGAGAGTGTAGAGATACTCAAAGATGCAAAAGCCACTGCAATATATGGTACGAGTGCAAAAAATGGCGTCATTTTAATAAAGACCAAAGGAAAGAAAGAGACCACATCTGTTAAGACCCATGACCCTGCGACCCCAATCAGTAAGATGCCAATATATATCGTCGATGGGAAACATATCTCTTCAGAAACATTTGCGAAAATCAACACAAACAATATCGAGAGTGTAGAGGTCCTCAAAGATGCAAAAGCCACTGCAATATATGGTACGAGTGCCAAAAATGGCGTCATTATAATAAAGACCAAAGAGAATAAAGAGAACACAACTTTCAAGACCCATGACCCTGCGACCCCCATGAACAAAATGCCAATATATATCGTCGATGGGAAACCTGTCTCTTCGGAAGCATTTGCGAAAATCAACACAAATAATATCGAGAGTGTAGAGGTCCTCAAAGATGCAAAAGACACTGCAATATATGGTACCAGTGCGGAGAATGGAGTGATCATTATTAAGATGAAAGACCCCCAATCAAAAACTCAGACTACATTGAGATGTGCCAATGCGGATAAAAGCAAGTTGCCCATCTTTATTCTAGATGGAAAACCCATCACACAAAAAGAGTTCGAAAAACTGAATCCAGATAACCTAAAGAGTGTAGAGATACTTAAAAATAAAAAAGACACTGCAATATATGGTACTAGTGCGAAAAATGGCGTGATGATCATGAAAACAAAAGATTCTAAAACAAAATAA